In the Vibrio sp. FE10 genome, GCGGCAACAATGTAGAAAACGAACTCACCGGAAAAATTAGGCGCGGAGACTGGTTGCCATTGGTACAGCGAATAGAGATAAATAAGCGCGATTGGCCCTGCCCAAATAAAGCGAGCTAACGTCACGCCAGCCACACTCATTGTGCCCGCTAGTTTACTTTGAAATGCATTGCGCCAAGATTGGCTGAAGGCTGCGAGAAGAGTAAAGGCTATCCAACTAAAAGACATGACGCTTCCATGTGTAATGTAATTTGATGATTATCTTAACAAAAAATTACATGATAAGAAGCTACATGGTCTATTTATAGCCAGAGGTTCACTTTTACTCTCTATTCGGTATTAGAGGGTTCTTGAAAAGATCGACGCTTGCTTCAAAATATTGACTGTTTTTTGTTTTTGAAATAGAACAACGCGCTAATCAAAACGAACAATAAGGTGAAGTAATAGAAGAACGAAGATATCGATGCTAGGAAGGCGAGGTTCTGTTCTATCTCTTGCTCGGTGTAATTATTAGAGACCAACTTGTAGTAGTAAGCATACAAAATACCGATCAAGCCATACCCAAGGTTAAACATCAGGCCTTTGAAGCTGAGAACGGTCGCTCGGTTGTGTGATTCCGTCTTTTTGTTCAGGTGGTAGCTAATGAATATGTTCATCGTCATGATGATAAAGATCAGCACCAACGCGGGAATTACGCCATAAATGGACCAACCTAAACTGATCCAATAGTAGGTCGCCATGCTCGCTAACCCCATGACCACAATGAAGGTTTTAGGCTCGATGCTTTCTGCCAATCTACGGCTTTGTCCCGCCAATATGATTTTGAGCAAACTGATTCCTGCGCCAATAAAACCGAAGTAGATAATAGGAATATCGATGGCGAGATAATATTGGCTGTTCATGGTTAAGAACATGCGTGAAGTGTGTTCGAACAGGCTGTAGTAAAGCAAAATGAAAAGCACGTAAGGCGTAGCAAGTACCCACTTACCTGTGTCAGCTGTTAATTTAAGGCTGGCGATGGTGGTTGCTAATTTGGTTTGGTCGCTTGGCATCACCTTTTTCTCTTCGCGCATGTTAACCGCAGCATAAATGGCGATCATCGCAACAAACAGGGTTGCGAAAACAGGAATTCGCATGAGGTCTTTGGTGCTTTCTGGCTCTGCTAATCCGATAGCATGAAAGATGTTCGCCATAAAATTCACGTCGTACATCGCAGCACCAATCAAGGTGACAAAGATACCCACACTAGAGGCGACACGAAGCTGTATTTGTAACACTCGTGGCCATAACTCTTCATTGCCTTGTTCTTTCAAGGTGTCGTAAGCCAATGCCTCGTCGGCTCCACTGGCCAACGCCATCGCTAAGCCACTTAATATCCGGTTAACCAGAAAAACAATGAAGACAAGATTGGCGTCTCCAGTCGGCACTAGCGCGATCATCGCGATCTCAATGAACATCACAATCGAAGACAACACCACCAGTTTTTTGCGCCCCAAGGTATCTGCGAACGCTCCTGATGGTACTTCTGCAAGCACAATGGTCGCCGCCCAAACCACATTAAGCATGGCAAACTGAGAAAGGGTTAATCCGTAATCTAAATAGAGTAGGGTGAAAATAGGGTAATAAAAACGCGCAAAGTAACTGCTTCTGAACATCAAGAAGTAGCGGACATTGGGAATTTTCAGAATTTCTTTGAGCGTCATGATAATTTCAGTACTTTAAATAACACATTATTATGTATAAACCTTTTTGCCTTATAAATCATGGGATTGTTGCAATAATCCTAAATTATCTGATTTAGAGAATCTTCGGGCTTTCTATTCCTCATCGGTTACAGATTTACTCCTCTTCAAATCATTATCCCATCCATTTATTTTGTTGTGATCGTTCCAGCTTGTAAGACGGATTTTG is a window encoding:
- a CDS encoding MFS transporter, whose protein sequence is MTLKEILKIPNVRYFLMFRSSYFARFYYPIFTLLYLDYGLTLSQFAMLNVVWAATIVLAEVPSGAFADTLGRKKLVVLSSIVMFIEIAMIALVPTGDANLVFIVFLVNRILSGLAMALASGADEALAYDTLKEQGNEELWPRVLQIQLRVASSVGIFVTLIGAAMYDVNFMANIFHAIGLAEPESTKDLMRIPVFATLFVAMIAIYAAVNMREEKKVMPSDQTKLATTIASLKLTADTGKWVLATPYVLFILLYYSLFEHTSRMFLTMNSQYYLAIDIPIIYFGFIGAGISLLKIILAGQSRRLAESIEPKTFIVVMGLASMATYYWISLGWSIYGVIPALVLIFIIMTMNIFISYHLNKKTESHNRATVLSFKGLMFNLGYGLIGILYAYYYKLVSNNYTEQEIEQNLAFLASISSFFYYFTLLFVLISALFYFKNKKQSIF